A section of the Ovis canadensis isolate MfBH-ARS-UI-01 breed Bighorn chromosome 1, ARS-UI_OviCan_v2, whole genome shotgun sequence genome encodes:
- the OR10Z1 gene encoding olfactory receptor 10Z1 translates to MSLRMEQTNATFQRGFVLLAFSSFGELQLLLFALFLSLYLVTLTSNVFIIIVIRLDSHLHTPMYLFLSFLAFSETCYTLGIIPRMLSGLVRGGQGISYVGCAVQMFFSASWACSNCFLLAAMGFDRYVAICAPLHYANRMNLTLCAQLVGTSFLSGYLFGLGMTLVIFHLPFCSSHEIQHFFCDTPPVLSLACGDTGLSELGILILSLLVLLLSFCLISTSYTYILAAILRISSTEGRKKAFSTCASHLTVVIVHYGCASFMYLRPKASYSLERDQLIAVTYTVVTPLLNPIIYSLRNRAVQTALRNAFQGGLLGKG, encoded by the coding sequence ATGTCACTCAGGATGGAGCAGACCAATGCAACCTTCCAGAGAGGATTTGTCCTCCTAGCCTTCTCCAGCTTTGGGGAGCTGCAACTCTTGCTCTTTGCATTGTTCCTCTCCTTGTATCTTGTCACCTTGACGAGCAATGTCTTCATTATTATAGTCATCAGGCTGGACAGCCATCTGCACACCCCCATGtacctcttcctttccttcttagcTTTCTCTGAGACCTGCTATACTTTGGGCATCATCCCTAGAATGCTTTCTGGCCTTGTCAGGGGTGGGCAGGGCATCTCCTATGTGGGCTGTGCTGTCCAAATGTTCTTCTCTGCTTCATGGGCCTGTAGCAACTGCTTTCTTCTGGCTGCCATGGGCTTTGACAGATATGTGGCCATCTGTGCCCCACTACACTATGCCAACCGCATGAATCTTACCCTCTGTGCCCAGCTTGTTGGCACCTCATTTCTGAGTGGATACCTCTTTGGTCTGGGAATGACACTGGTCATCTTCCACCTCCCATTCTGCAGCTCCCATGAGATCCAGCACTTTTTTTGTGACACCCCGCCAGTGCTGAGCCTGGCCTGTGGAGATACAGGCCTGAGTGAGCTGGGAATCCTGATCCTCAGCCTGCTGGTCCTCCTGCTCTCCTTCTGCCTCATCTCTACCTCTTACACCTACATCCTGGCAGCGATCCTGAGGATCTCCTCTACCGAGGGGCGGAAGaaggccttctccacctgtgcCTCGCACCTCACAGTGGTCATTGTTCACTACGGCTGTGCCTCCTTCATGTACTTGAGACCCAAAGCCAGTTACTCTCTTGAGCGGGATCAGCTTATTGCTGTCACCTATACTGTGGTGACTCCTCTCCTCAATCCCATCATTTATAGCCTAAGAAATAGGGCTGTGCAGACAGCCCTGAGAAATGCTTTCCAAGGGGGATTACTGGGTAAAGGATGA